The Synechococcus sp. MVIR-18-1 region CGCATCGGCCGTGTTGAGGGTCTCGGGGGCTACCTGTTTGAGATGGGTGATCAGCATCCCGAACTGGGTTCCCCAATCACCCACATGGTTGAGGCGCAGCACCCGATGGCCGCGGAACTCGAGCACCCGAGCCAGAGAATCGCCAATGATCGTGGAGCGCAGGTGGCCGACGTGCATCTCCTTAGCGATGTTGGGGCTGGAAAAGTCCACCACCACGGCGGCATCGCTGTGCACCTCAGGCACACCCAGGCGCGGATCGCCCAGCCGTGCTGACACCTCAGCCACTAAGCGCTCCGGCCGAATGGTGAGGTTGATAAATCCAGGACCAGCGATCTGGGGCTCCAAGCACAGGTCAGTGAACGCTGGATCTGCCTGAAGCGCCTCCACAATCGCCCCGGCAATTTGGCGTGGAGCCTGCTTGAGAGGCTTCGCCAAGGGCAAGGCGCCATTGGCCTGGAAATCACCGAATTCCGGCTTGCTCGCTGGCGCCAGCTGAGGATCGAGCAGGGCATCCACCTCCGGGAAGGCCCGCTGCATCGCCTCGCGCAACTGGGCTTCAAGGGCGTTGGCGATGCAAAGCATGAAAGGCAGCAAAAGCGCAGCCCTTAATCATCTCCCGGCGGGGGTGAAACGCATGCTCAGATCTAGCCAGGAGCTGCGGGTCATCGGCGCACTCGTGGAAATCAGATCCACCCCCGTTGCCGCATACAGCTTCAAGTCGGCAGGGTTCACCCCAGACGCTTCCAACACAACGGACGTCCGAGCAGGGCGCACTGCCGCCTGCGCCCGTAGCAAGGGAACCAACCTGGTCAACGCCTCCGGGCTGAACTCATCGAGTAGCAGCGCATCCGCACCCGCCACCACCGCAGCCTGGGCTTCCTCTGCCGTTTCCGCTTCCACAATCACCCTGGCAGGCCAGGGTGCATCTGCTCGCACCGCTGCAATCGCGGCGGTGACGCCACCAGCCCAAGCCAGATGATTTTCCTTGAGCATGGCTGCGTCATCGAGTCCCATGCGGTGATTGATCCCCCCACCACAACGGACGGCATATTTTTCCAGCTCCCGAAGCCCAGGTGTGGTTTTACGGGTGTCGGCTAAGGCCACGCCAGTGCCTTCCAACTGGGCCACAAGAGCGGCCGTTGCCGTGGCAATGCCAGACAGACGCATCACCAAATTGAGTGCCGTGCGTTCCATTGCCACCAACATCTCCGCCGGTCCAGATAGTTCCAAGAGTCGATCCCCAGCCGCAACGGATGCGCCATCACAAACCAGCAGTTGAAGCTCCACCTGATGCCCACCAGGTCCAACCAGCTCAGATAGCAGCGGCTTTAAAAGAACACCTC contains the following coding sequences:
- the nadC gene encoding carboxylating nicotinate-nucleotide diphosphorylase gives rise to the protein MASSTLAITPGLRRKLGEWLQEDLGRGDLSARALQGQAGEAYWLAKANGVFCGGVLLKPLLSELVGPGGHQVELQLLVCDGASVAAGDRLLELSGPAEMLVAMERTALNLVMRLSGIATATAALVAQLEGTGVALADTRKTTPGLRELEKYAVRCGGGINHRMGLDDAAMLKENHLAWAGGVTAAIAAVRADAPWPARVIVEAETAEEAQAAVVAGADALLLDEFSPEALTRLVPLLRAQAAVRPARTSVVLEASGVNPADLKLYAATGVDLISTSAPMTRSSWLDLSMRFTPAGR